The DNA segment TGATGTACGATGGATCCGGGTCAGTGCCCTAGGGAGCCACCTATGTTACGTATAAGATAGGGTTTTATCCATGGGGGTATTTATGTTATCACCCTGACCCCATCACAGGCAATAAACACTTAAAGGTTACTGAGCTAACCTgatttaacataatttaatttaaatccctAATTAGAGTATTATTTGCAATCTGTTTATAAGAGAATTCGACATCCATTGAAGCAGGTTGTAGGTTACCGCTACACCCAAGCCgtgtttttaagttttatttttccaaaataattgACAACTTACCTTGAGCATCGGATACTAAATATCAGAAATAAATTAAGAGTTCGCACTTTTACTACCAACATATCAGCATTTTGCCACGTAAGTGAAAACGATTCATCGCAAAGGGTTATGTAGCTTTGATAttgatattaatttataaatcattaatttataaatcaatattaaatGATTAACAATAAACATTATGATATTGAGTTGCACCCGAAGCATGCAGCAGCCACTAAAACATGTAGTTATAGCCCTTagaatttcttgtttttaggAGGTAATCCCGTCATGTGTAAAAGGGATTTAAAAATGGCTGCCACTGGTGCTATCATCAAATTGACTTGTATGCAGGCTGTCATGATACATAATTACACATTAGCACATACATGATAATAAACTAAACAGTGCACCTTTCTGCGAGAAAGTCTTCCGTCGAAGGGTGAAGACCCAGGGATATTAGGGAGATCCGGATATAGAAGTGATCCTCGAAGAGAAGAAGATAATGTTATTGGATGCTGCAACCTCTTTTCCCTAAAAGCATTAAACAGAAGGAATTCTAATTATTCACGTTCCATTATTCTTATTGGATTATAACGAACGGGGTACATCTTTGGCGGAATTTACCTCCAAAACTAATAATCACTACTTAATAAGCAGCAGGTACCGATTAACTAAATAGGGGAGACATGAATGCGACAACGAGTTTGTTAAGGTTTCTGGCCCAAGGTGGGCAATTCTAGTGTTAAGTGGTGCAATCACCATGCCAACTGGTGTTTGGGCCGATTGCTGCAATTTGGATGGAGCTGGTGTCCTGTGTTAAGTTGCCCCCTGGTTACCCTAGGGGACTCACAAAACATCCCCAACCTGCTTCATTCCAGATACTAAAGCTCGGGCCTCTTGCAGGGCTAACCGACGGGGACAGCCATCTTGTTTAGCCTGGGACAGCCTCGCAGTGATGACTATTTTTTACTGGCTTAATGTCTTGGTCAATAGCCCAGTTCCGCGTAGCTGCCAAGACCTACCTTCTGCCTGCGCAGCGGGGGCTGTCCAttatttgtacaaaaataatattgccCACAGCATCGCTTCTAGAAGATAACTAATGGaccaaaattaaataatttcaaGCTGATAGAGCGATCTTGGggttgttgccatggtgatgcCACCATATAACCTCAGTGGGGTTGAAGTCACCATGGCATAATTACCTCAGAATTagcttttatattaaaaaaaaagtgttgttgcatgtctatatatatttatacatctaCAATAATTAGATGAGTCTTAGTTTGAATTATATTCTGCTGTATGTATGATTCTAGTTTGAATTCACGCCGCTTAAAAATTATTGAGGTGACAGGATACCTCATACTGTAATAAAGGCGCCATGTTTACACCTCCATTGCACTGATGTCACTGGAACGCGCGTTCCAACCTTCTCTTTGAGGCGCGCCTGTTTTCTGTGTTCTGATTGGCTAGCTGTCAGCGAACTGCTATTTTATTGGTCAGTGGAGATTACGCCAAGGCCGGTCCTGTGCATGAGACAAAGATGGCGGCTGAAGGTCTAGCGAGGATCCCTGAGGTGGACATTGACCCGGATGGCGTGTTTAAATACGTGCTGATTCGGGTGAATGTGAAGGAAGGCTCGGATGATTACAAGGATATTGTCCGGGGATACGGCTGGGCTGAGTACCACGGTGAGCTGCCTCCTAGTGTAATGCGGCAGCtgtggactacatttcccagaaTGCTCCTCATTGTTATTACTGACAGGGCGTACTGGGATATGTAGTCCATGTCACCTGCTTTAGCTGAGGCTGGTAATTTCCTTAGTGTCTTGTGGAAGCTCAGGACTCTTACCTTATGGGACAGAATGTGATATAACAATAAGTCTGTATTGTACCCACCTGTCTGCCTTCCACTGACTATATACTTATGATGGTGGAggctatgtataaaaagtgatatcaccatagcaaccagcactgctgattggaccatcctattggttgctatggtgataaggccaCTTTTCAAGTCTGATATGTAACCTCCATAGTATAATTATCCCCTGACTAGTCTCCAGCCATTGAATGATGGAAATGgcattaaatattttcctttaatcCGCTTTTGGAGTAATTGGTGTCAGTGTGAATTTTGGGTCTGTAGCGGGTTCCAACATCCCCAACATTTACTTCTTTGATTGGACAGATCCAGAGTAGACATTTTAATCATTTCTGTGCTGTGCACGGGCGcgttaccattttttatttgtgaccCGAATGGGTTACCCCAAAAGTGCATGATCTGAGTTTTTACCCCACCGGCACTGTGCTTTGGGGCGTATCGATGACTCCCAGCTTCCCTTTATTGTAGCCGATATCTACGACAAGGTGGCAGCCGAACTGGAGAAGGGGGACTTGCTGGACTGCGAGTGTCTGGGAGGAGGCAGGATCAGCCATTCCAGCAAAGACAAGAAAATCCATATCTACGGATACTCTCTGGTAATGGTCCAGCAGTAACCCGGGGCAATTATATCACCGACTGTAACTCTTACAGCTCATCGTCTTATTGGAAAAGACACAAAAATGTGTCTTGTCACCGTAGCAACCTATGGAACATATATCCCAATATGACCATCCAAatgggttgctatggtaataagacccattttaaaactttgcaaCAAAATTGCTCTTCAGAAATAACTGCCCATAAAGTAAATGATGTGTATAGGGCAAGATCTCATATTGAAGACTCCCAGTTGGATACACTTGATTATACTTGATTTATGTCTAAAGAAAATGACATGTTCATGAACGAGCTCTTGGGTGTAGAGGCATATTTTCACAATACAGAAAtccaatatttccttttttaacgccttccttttaatttaatttacacaTGAGATCTGATCGTTAGTTGTATTTAACTTGGTGCTGGAAGTTCCTTAAGGACTCGATTTATTCCTGCAGGGTTTTGGCCGAGCCAGGCATGCCGTTTCCATGGAAAAGATCAAAGCCAAGTATCCAGACTATAAAGTGACTTGGGCCGATGAGGGGTATTAGGTTAACCTGTAACAAGACCCTCATCCACACAGCGGCATTTTACTCCATCGCTCTAAAGACTGTAAATTACCGTCTCGTTCATTATGGCAGCTTGGGACCCCCGCGCGCTTCTGCTGCGTGAACCACCTCCTAATATTTGGAAGGTATCCTGAAATCGAGCGTTTGATCCTTACTTATTACAAGTCTACAAATCTAACGCATGTTTCCCTTTATTCTCTGtatgatgtttatttttttgtactttcatttttgtttattagttTGGCCGCCATCAAGTTTTACTTGTATTACTTTATAAAAGGGGCCATGAATTAACCTCCCCAGATGATTCTGAACTCCAGCTCCCATTATTATCTCTAGACTCTGGTCAATCAGGAGCTTGCAGAGAGTCATGAGAGTCGTAGTATGATTACAACTGGAGGACTTCCCATTGgctactaaaaaaaacattaaaatccaTGTTTATAGCTTTCCTGAAGGTGGGCTTGTAACCGGGAATAGACGGCTTTTTCCCAGAATAAAACCAGTTGCCTTgtctatctttatttttattgatttcattAATTAGCATTATATGCAAAATGTGCCATTTGTGTTCCGTGGTATCCAACCTGCCGTTCTATAGGTGAGCAGAACACCTTCTTCTTCACGTGTACTGAATGTCGTCGCTCTGCGCCAGCTTTCCGGCTTCATCCGTCTGTACAATTCCGATTGTGACATTGGCAGGAAGACTCCAGCATCGCACCGGGCTTAGATTCCACAATGGTTGGCATGGATCTGTCTTTCTGCTTAAACCCTTCAACATGGAAACCGCCCAACGATGAAGGAATgagctataaaaataatttatacgtTATCTCCGTGCCAGATCTTGTACGATGGATGGATTCCCAGTAAGACCTGCAGAGAGACTCTGATGGCTTGTTGGCAATTTCACAAATCTGCCCAGATTACCCACAATTTATCACGTTGCAATCTGTGCTGCCCTGTTATCTGGGGACCTCCTGCTCGTTTCGGTCGGATGTGTAAATAAAGCAAACTTTTATAATGACTTTAGGTTAAGagagttatattttattgttccagaaaaaataacattgttacCAGAAACCTTCTTAAGCGACTTGTTAAGATCATGCTTTGAGCTTTTTGACTCGTTGCTTgtgaattcagatttttttttacttagcaACTTTAAATGACCGGTAACCATGCTGCGTAGTTTTTAGTTTgcgaatatatatgtatatatatattgccatgtTTGTGGCTGCTGTTACTACGGTCTATATATCTCTCTAGCAATAGATACTGTCATGTTTGCAGGATAAAAggctttatttcacttttttgtagCTAATAACATGGAAGGAATCTCTGCCATAAAGCACTTAACACAGGTCACCGGTCTGATCGTGGCTGCATGATCGTGGTTCAAGTATGTGGTTGCCCCCAACTCCAAGGCAGGAGAATCTGTGATGACCCCAAAATTCAGCCTCCTAGTCTAACCAGCCAGGCTGTCGGAAGGATGCAAGGGGTAGGCATTGTGCCACCAGCTCGATTATTGATCCCAGCAATGGTTTTGGAAGCTGCTTTCCTATTCCCAGAGCACACCACTGCTTATATTATTAGATCGGTCAGAGGTTCTTTCATTAAAGCAGGTCTACGTGTCCCTGGGGTCAGAGAAATGCTGCCCAGCAATAAAGTCCCGCAGCAGCGCATGCTACAGCCAGGTGTAGAGGGCAGCCGTACCATAGGTGATGGTGATCTATATTTCGAAGAGGTGTCTTGAGCCTAATGTCACCGTTATCTCCctcagtgtccctttaagaagagGGCGCTGGAAATTCCAGGTAACGACCGTTTATGATTTAATTGCTGGGAATTAAGTGCAGGAATGTGCCAACGGTTCCAAGGTCATGTTTAAAAGGCAGATTTCGCAACAATTTATTAATCTTCACATGCCCCAATTCTTATCGTCCCCAGAGCATGTGCCAGACCTGGTCTTGTTTGTTCCCCACATTTTATCGTTTATATGAAGCCAGCATAAGCCTCAGCGCTGTATGACGGAATAACAGACGAAATGGGTTGGGGGATAGGAATCCTTACAGATCCTGCACACATGGCACACGTGTGACTATCCACTGTATGCCAACTCACTGTGCATCACACCTGTTATCGCTGAAAACACCTGTGTTTAAGCAGGAACTTAAGTGTACCAAGAAGAGCAACAAGGGTGAGGAGTTAGTATTATTAACTCATTGGAGCTCAGAGGAACTACCCCTTCACCCTGCAAATCCCTCCTGAAAACCTACGTCTTCACCCTGCAATCTACCCCTTTTATACGGGAACTTTTGTATTCATACCACAAGAATCTACCAATTGCCCTGGCAGCTTACCCCTTTACCCAAATAATCTCGGGTACTAAGTACATGTgctatttatttctaaataaatctgccccgtcaccctgagattggggcaaaaaccctgagactccgggGCAAACGCTAATAGTTCCCAGTTCTGCCCATATCTCATTAACAGATCTACTACGCAGCGGTCAAGGTGAAGCGGAAGACTGGAAGCCTGCAAGGCTGTCACGTTTCGTGGCTCCTCTGCTTACGTGTATGCGAAAAGGCAAGCGTTTTACTGATGTCGGGTATAGAGAGAGATTTTATTTAATCGTTTTTATCAAATAATAACGTTTCTTAAAAGAGTCTTCGATAAACCCGATTCTGCGTAATGTAGAGATCATTTAGAGAACAGGGTCTTCGAATATTttgcccccttttttttaaccatttgagtgccaAGCAAGTGAGCAATGTGGTAATAACTGCTGAGTCCACACTCAGACGAGTTAAACCCCCACCCTGACTGTCACAGTCCCGTCTGTGTTAAAGTGACACTTTGTGCTTGATCGCTGTGCTCTCCATGCGCGGTGTAGCTGTCTTTCCAGCAGATCCCGTGGGTGAAAGTCCACTCCTGTTCGTCTGCGCTTCACTCCTTCCCATCCCCTGAGCTCTCTCAGTTTGGATCATGCACGGGCTGCGGATCTCCCTGCTCCTGCTGGCCCTGTCTTGTGCAGGTAAAGTTATCGTTATTCTTataatttgtattcattttgggGACAGGTGCCTGCTTCAGGTAACCATTGGGTAACAGGGGGGTTGagcattttaaataaacccGGTACATCGAGAGGTAATAGTACAAGCTGGTACACTTCACGTTAATATTTGTCTCCTTTGCCCCCTCAGCTccccctaccacctctgctgggtgcGGGAGCCCTGCAGAGACACTCTGTAACTTTATCTGCGATTGTTGGGACTGTGCAGATGAGCGGCACTGCGGTGAGTAGTACATTGTGAGATTTACATTGTGCTGATGATATATGACCTGACTTTCATGACGCCGAGCACAGGAGGTTATTGTATCACCGGGGTTGTCATGTTTAGATGTCAGATGTCACCATATTACCCCTGGCTCTCCTGGTGGGGTATTTTATCTtgtgctactttttttttttaccccttagGTTACCATAAGGAATCAGCGGTTTCTGGAGCGCCCTTCAGCTGTGACTTTGAGCTGGACGACTGTGGATGGAAAGACATTAGTACCTCTTCCTACCAATGGTCCAGAGATCGTCTAAGCTCCAAATTTTGGGGTTCCCATTCCCACGGCGACCACACATTGGGGAACAGATGGGGTAATGAAGCTCAGGGTGTCGCGTATGGATCTGAGAGGGCCACTGTTACTCGTTGTGTCCTTAAGAGTCCCTCAGTTTATTGTGCTTTGCATTCAGTGTCTCGGTGGGTCCCTCCTGGTGCACCAGGCATGTAGATGGACCCACTGGTGTCATGGACGCCAGTAAACGTGTAGGTTTAATGCTCATGTAGGGCATCTGAAGACCAGGGATCCTCCTTGTAACCCGTATGGCCTATAGTCTCATACCTAAAAGCTCCATGTGTTGCCTTTTactacaaaaat comes from the Spea bombifrons isolate aSpeBom1 chromosome 8, aSpeBom1.2.pri, whole genome shotgun sequence genome and includes:
- the PHPT1 gene encoding 14 kDa phosphohistidine phosphatase, yielding MAAEGLARIPEVDIDPDGVFKYVLIRVNVKEGSDDYKDIVRGYGWAEYHADIYDKVAAELEKGDLLDCECLGGGRISHSSKDKKIHIYGYSLGFGRARHAVSMEKIKAKYPDYKVTWADEGY